In the genome of Gammaproteobacteria bacterium, one region contains:
- a CDS encoding N-6 DNA methylase → MANISGIVKSARKIMRQDTGTGSDELRILQLGWMLFLKIFSDKDKELELIQDDYTSPIPEALHWDEWAGNDEGITGDELLAFVDQTLFPTLGNLDLSVYKIGTTASRRALLVHEVFANNYNYMKSGIHLRQVINKLNEIDFNNSKDKHVFGQIYETFLSELQSAGTLGEFYTPRAITELLVELTDPKVGEKVLDPACGTGGYLTAALEHLKASASTVAERNTTWWGGNASPYNGRNLIV, encoded by the coding sequence ATGGCAAACATCAGCGGCATCGTAAAATCAGCCCGAAAAATCATGCGTCAAGACACCGGAACAGGCAGTGATGAACTGCGTATTCTGCAACTGGGCTGGATGCTGTTTCTAAAAATATTCAGTGATAAAGACAAAGAGTTGGAACTGATACAAGATGATTACACCTCACCCATACCCGAGGCATTGCACTGGGATGAATGGGCAGGTAATGACGAAGGCATAACGGGCGATGAACTGCTTGCCTTTGTTGATCAAACTTTGTTTCCAACATTGGGCAATCTTGACTTGTCTGTTTATAAAATCGGCACAACCGCTAGTCGTCGTGCCTTATTGGTGCATGAAGTCTTTGCCAACAATTACAACTACATGAAGTCAGGCATTCATCTTAGGCAGGTAATTAATAAGCTAAACGAGATTGATTTTAACAACAGTAAAGACAAGCATGTTTTTGGGCAGATTTACGAAACCTTTTTAAGTGAATTGCAAAGTGCAGGCACGCTGGGCGAGTTTTATACCCCCCGTGCCATTACCGAACTACTCGTCGAGTTGACCGATCCCAAAGTGGGTGAAAAAGTGCTAGACCCTGCCTGTGGTACGGGCGGTTATCTCACCGCCGCACTGGAACACCTAAAAGCCAGCGCCAGCACTGTTGCCGAGCGCAACACAACGTGGTGGGGTGGGAATGCAAGCCCATACAATGGGCGGAATTTGATAGTTTGA